The segment TTCCGGAGAGTAGCGGTACCACCCGCCTTCGAGCACTTGCTGGGCCATGCGGGCGTTGAAACGCTCGTCCAGAATTTTTTCGTATTGCGGCGCGGACCAGGTGAACCAGGTGAAGGCAAACGCAATGGCTCCTATGACGAGTAATCGCACTTCGTAGGCGAACGAAGATCCCGGAGGTGCAAACTTGCCGATACAAAAACTGAAGAAGGCAGTAGCGAGGATGAATCCCGCAAAGAGCGCGACGCCCATTCCGCCGGCCTGCTCGTTCACGATCCACAGGAGCCATGCGACGGTGGCGAGCAGCAGAACTCCCATCACCTTCTGGAGTATAACCATCCACTTGCCCGGTTTCGGGAAAACCTTCAGCACGGCGGGGAAGGCGCACACCAGCAGGTAGGGGAGCGCAAGCCCGAGCCCTGCGGCAGTAAAGAACAGGAAGAGTACGGGTGTCGATGCGGTAAACGCGAATCCCATCGCCGTCCCGAGGAAGGGCGCGGAGCAGGGAGTGCTCAGGAGCACGAGAAGCGCTCCGGTGAAGAACGCTCCGGCAATACCCGCCTTGTGGCCCGCGGCATCCATGCGCGTTGTGGCCGATCCCGGGAGCCAGATTTCGAACACGCCGAAGAAACTCATCGCGAATGCGGTGAGGATGACAACCATGAAGGCAATAAATCCCGGGCTCTGGAACTGCATTCCCCAGCCTGCTGCGCCGCCGCCGGCCTTGATGGCAGCTACGATTCCGGCGAGTACCCAGAAACTGACGAGGATGCCTGCGGTCGTCGAAAGTCCGAGGGAGACGAGCTTGCTTCGGGACTCGCCTGCCTGCTTGATGAGACTGAACAGCTTGAGCGAGAGCACCGGCAGCACGCACGGCATGAGGTTCAGGATGATTCCGCCGAGGAACGCGAAGAACAGCAGGAGTGCTACGGCAGCGGCACCTTCCTTGCCCGCAAGGCCGTCATTGCCTGCAGCGCCGTTTAATGCCTGCGGCCCGTTTCCTTCATCGTTTTTTTTTAAGGGATTTCCGATGCCGGCCTTGTTGCCGATACGGATATTCACGCTCGCGGGCGCGAGGCAGATGGAGTTATCACATGCCTGGTAGTGGAATGTGGCGTTCGTAGTAAGGCTGTCGTAGCCGTCCGCTACGGCCTTCACGGGAATCTTTATCTGGAAGTGTCCCTTGAACACGAGATTCTCGAATTCAAGAACCTCGTTGTATTCCTTGATGGGCTCGGGCCACTGGGGCTCGCCGAACTCGATTCCGCGTGCGGCAATCTCCACGGAGGATGGTTTCAGGAATTCGTCGGCAGCGATGTTCGCGTTCACGTGCCAGTTGTCGGGAATGACGATGTCGATAATGACGCTGGACTTTTCGGAAAGCGCTCCGGTGGAGTAGTGCATCGATGCTTCCGGAGGCTCCATGGCGTTCATGTTGAATTCTTGCGCCTGTACCCTGGTAACACCTGTTGACAAAATGCAAAGAAAAATTGCGAAAAAGCAACTTGCAGTTGCAAAATTTTTTTGTGTCTTGAA is part of the Fibrobacter sp. UWR2 genome and harbors:
- a CDS encoding thioredoxin family protein; protein product: MSTGVTRVQAQEFNMNAMEPPEASMHYSTGALSEKSSVIIDIVIPDNWHVNANIAADEFLKPSSVEIAARGIEFGEPQWPEPIKEYNEVLEFENLVFKGHFQIKIPVKAVADGYDSLTTNATFHYQACDNSICLAPASVNIRIGNKAGIGNPLKKNDEGNGPQALNGAAGNDGLAGKEGAAAVALLLFFAFLGGIILNLMPCVLPVLSLKLFSLIKQAGESRSKLVSLGLSTTAGILVSFWVLAGIVAAIKAGGGAAGWGMQFQSPGFIAFMVVILTAFAMSFFGVFEIWLPGSATTRMDAAGHKAGIAGAFFTGALLVLLSTPCSAPFLGTAMGFAFTASTPVLFLFFTAAGLGLALPYLLVCAFPAVLKVFPKPGKWMVILQKVMGVLLLATVAWLLWIVNEQAGGMGVALFAGFILATAFFSFCIGKFAPPGSSFAYEVRLLVIGAIAFAFTWFTWSAPQYEKILDERFNARMAQQVLEGGWYRYSPELVAEFAKAGKTIFIDATADWCLTCKANEAAVLSDKDLLQKLDSAGVIRMKADWTRETPEVNELLYSMGKSGVPAYAIYPKGDKGKQVVLPELLTSNLILEAIP